GGGACATCCTATGAGCGAAAAGGCTCATCATTTGCTCCATACTCACTACTTCGATAAGAGCCAAAGCGAGATCATCATCACTAACGAATAGGAGAGGGTATCATACAATGTCACATATAAAGTTAGAGCTTAAGCAAAGCCAACTCGATAAAATCAAGTCAATCTGTAAAGATTTTCGTAACGATGAAGGCGAACTAATTAACGTACTTCATAAATGCCAGGAAGAATTTGGATATCTGCCTGCTGAGGTTCAGGAGGTGGTTGCTACTGAACTTAACATTTCGGTTGCAAAGGTATACGGAGTGGTAACCTTCTACTCGTTCTTCAATATGATTCCGAAGGGTAAGTATCCAATCTCAATTTGTACTGGAACAGCTTGCTACGTACGTGGTGCTGAAAAGGTGCTTGAGGAGTTTAAGCGTGCCCTTAATATTCCAGTTGGAGAAACAACTGCAGACGGGAAGTTCTCGTTGAGTTGTCTTCGTTGCGTTGGTGCATGCGGATTAGCGCCAGTGGTAACTATTGGTGATAAGGTGTACGGTCGTGTATCGCCCGATGGTGTTCGCGAGATTCTTGCCGAGTACGATAATCGCTAATTTCTATCTTGCTATAGTATATTGAAGGAGTCCTTGTTTGGGCTCCTTCTTTTTTTGTGCCTATGTGGCTTCTGCATCAACAAAAGGCTAACCCGATTGTTTTTACTGAAGAACGGACTAACAACACTTAGCGCTATGAAAGTTGGTGATAGAATACCCGAATTTACCCTCTACGATCAGGATGGTGAGACATTCTCGTCGCATTCACTTATAGGCAAAAAGAATTTTGTGCTCTTTTTTTATCCTCAGGATGGGCTTCCTATATGCATACGAGAGGCTTGTGCTTTTCGTGATGCCTACCACGATTTTGTTAAAAATAACTTTGAAGTGTTTGGGGTAAGCTCCGATAGCGAGACTGTACATAAAAAGTTTAAGAGAACCTATAAGCTACCTTATAGGTTGCTAGTTGACGAAAATGCGAAGGTGCGAGAGCTGCTAGAAGTCCCTCCGATGCTACTGGGTCTACTCCCCGGACGGGTGACTTTTGTTGTTGATAAGGAAGGTATTATTCGAAAGATATTTAATTCGGCACTTTCGGCGAGTAGCCATGTAAGGGAAGCTATCTCGACAATTAAATAATTACTAATAAGGAAACGAGACTTACCCAGGGATCATAGCCTTCTGATTGCGGGACAGGCTCCTCGAATAAGTCTCGTTAATTATTTTACTTCTTGTATCCTACAGTTTGTGTAAGGATAATCTTTTGAGTGGACTGCAACTTCATCACCTTCGATAGTTCTTTGGAGTCGAAGTAGCCCCTTACCACGCAACCAAGATTCTCGGAAACGCAGAACAGATAAACATTTTGCGCAATAAATCCACAGTTAGCATACGATGCATTTAGCTGCTCTGGCGTTTCTCCCTTTGGTACTCTCGAAAAATCGGCAATGTAGATTAGGTTTACGGGGGCCTCGCCAACAAAACTTTGTTTGCCAGTTTGCGCTCTATAGTCACCTTGGATAACGAGTTCAAGACGATTGTCCTTGGTGTTGTACTTGTAAACGCCTCCTTTTAGAGCTACAAGGATGTCAATTTCCTGATAGTTCATGGAACTAGGCGCGGTGTGCTTCCCATTTGGACGGTTAATGCCATTGGCAGCCCAGAGCAAGTTTGATAGCATCTGTAGCGGCAATTCATCCGACTTGAAGCTTCGGCATGTTTCCCTATTTTTTAGGGCGTCCATTAAGGGCATTCCTCCACGTGTTATAGGCTGTGGTAGGCTAATGCTTCCTTGCTGCGCTGATGCTATTCCGCTGCACGAAATGAATCCTGCGAGTGCGATAAGTTTGATGAATTGCTTCATGGCTACTGTTGCTTTAGTAGGTAAACAATGGTAGGAAAGTGATCGCTATATCCGTTTAACCAAATTCCTTTCGAGAAGGTTCTTTTGGGATATCCCTTAAACTGCCCATCCTGATTAATCAAGAAATCTTTGTTGAATACCTCGGCTTTCCAAAACTTTAGGTTGGAGCGGTCGGTTCCTACTAGATTGTTGGATACCATTATCTGATCGAACAGATTCCAAGAGCCATTGTAGGCTAGCGAGCCAACACCGCTTGCAAGAATATTATAGAATGGGTTAAACATTCCCCCTTGCTTTACGTCGGCTTGGTTTGCCTTTGCCCCTATAACTGTTGATACG
This window of the uncultured Acetobacteroides sp. genome carries:
- the nuoE gene encoding NADH-quinone oxidoreductase subunit NuoE, with amino-acid sequence MSHIKLELKQSQLDKIKSICKDFRNDEGELINVLHKCQEEFGYLPAEVQEVVATELNISVAKVYGVVTFYSFFNMIPKGKYPISICTGTACYVRGAEKVLEEFKRALNIPVGETTADGKFSLSCLRCVGACGLAPVVTIGDKVYGRVSPDGVREILAEYDNR
- a CDS encoding SagB/ThcOx family dehydrogenase, which translates into the protein MKQFIKLIALAGFISCSGIASAQQGSISLPQPITRGGMPLMDALKNRETCRSFKSDELPLQMLSNLLWAANGINRPNGKHTAPSSMNYQEIDILVALKGGVYKYNTKDNRLELVIQGDYRAQTGKQSFVGEAPVNLIYIADFSRVPKGETPEQLNASYANCGFIAQNVYLFCVSENLGCVVRGYFDSKELSKVMKLQSTQKIILTQTVGYKK
- a CDS encoding peroxiredoxin codes for the protein MKVGDRIPEFTLYDQDGETFSSHSLIGKKNFVLFFYPQDGLPICIREACAFRDAYHDFVKNNFEVFGVSSDSETVHKKFKRTYKLPYRLLVDENAKVRELLEVPPMLLGLLPGRVTFVVDKEGIIRKIFNSALSASSHVREAISTIK